The region TATTATTTTGACAGGAATTGGCTATGAAGTGATTAAAATGGTAAATGCGCCAACTAATTCCACCGTTCAAACGTCAAATTCTTCTTTAAAAGAGCGAGCAGCAAAGTTGACTATTAAACAACTTTTAGCGCTTAGTTTAATTTATGCAAATCGCAACGATGATTCTAAGTTAGATAGCAATTGGCAGAGTGTTTATGACGATGTAAGCAATAACAATTATAATATTGGACGTTTTCCACGTTATACTTTTGGGAATGCGACAGTTACCGCAAAAGGTAAGAATTATATTTATGTTTTTGAAAAAGGCATCGGCATTGGTTATCAAGATAAAAAAGGGCAAAGATTGGTTTCGTTTTTTGACAAGGATATGAGTGATCCAGTTCGCGTCTATGATTATCAAATGTTAGAGGATGTAAATAACATGTCTAAAGTTAAGAAATTAGCTAATAAAATAACTTTCACGGATGAATCTGAAAATTAATATTCCCTAGGTCAATTAACCCCATTTATTGGGGCTTTTTTATTGTTATTAAGATGTCTTTTCGTAGTAGAATAGACCTTGAAAGTGTAGAAATAATAGATCTGGAGTAAGAATGAATACTAAAAAACAAAAAACATTATTAACAAGTTTAATCGTTGTTGTATTAATTTTATTGGTGATATTTTTGGGACTTTTTTATTTTAATCATCAAGATCATAAAGTGGTTGTAACTCATAAAAACTCATTAAGTAAAATATCATCTAAAAATAATCCTGTGGCAGATTTAACTATTAAGGAAGCTACGGGGTTAGCCATTGAATACGCTCACTTGAAATATAGTAATAATCAAAATTGGAATGAAATTTATCAAAATTCACTAGTAGGAACTCTTGAAGTTGATCGCTACCAAGAATATAAATTTGAGAATTATACTGTTCAGCCTGAAAATTCTCAATCTCTATACATTATAAATAAAGAAGGGGCTTTGACGTTTAGTAATGATAAGCGTCCAGGCCAAGGAAGTGTAACATTTGGCGATACTCAACAAGAATTGGGGCATGTTAATTTGCAGGCAGTTTATACTACTGTTAAAAAGCAAGGAAAACTGTCAATTGCAAAAAAGATTAGTGAAAATATGAATCTTGAGACTCAAATGGCTACCCAAAGTGAAAAGCAGAGTAGTTCTCAAGCACAGCAATCTTTGCGATCTCATGCTTCAAGAGAACAGAGCAAACCAAACAATGATAACGGAAATCTTCAACCTATTTCTATTTCATCGAAATTACAAGGAACTTGGTATGCGGCTGGATTATTTGCTTCAAAACTAGGTGATAGAGTTCAAATTACCAATAATGCTGTTGATGGAAAGACTATTTATAAAGTTAAAAAGATGCCTAATAGTGAAAAAGGATTAAACGAATTTCGCAAAAAGTATTATGGTAAGTTAATTGGCGAAAGTACCCCGGATGGGGTGAGTTATATTCCTGCACAAAATTATGGAATTGATACTCAAAATTACAGTGTAGATACTATTGATGGAGTTCAATACTTAATGAGTGGATCTACAGGACCCGCAGGAATTTTCTTTAAAAATCCAACCGATGCGGCGCGCTTCACTAATAAATATAAAAACCACAACGATGAACTAATGAAGAAGTTAGGAATGTAAAAAATAATGAAGTATTGTCCAAAATGCGGAACTAAAGTAGGTCAAAATGATAAATATTGTAATCATTGTGGAGCTAATTTAAAAAATAGTTCAATTAGAAAATTAGCTTCTAATAACCATGAAACAAATAAGAATAGGAAAACTCGGCGAAATTGTTTAATCATTGCGGCAGGAACAATTTTGTTAGCAGCAGGTGGGGTGGTGTTTTTTACTCTCCAAACGCAAAGTAGCAATCAGGCTAGTTCATCGGCCCTGATTAGTAATAAAAATAGAGCTAAAACAACTGAAAATGTTAGGTATGCTCATCATAGAAATATATCCTCTAAAGAAGCGGCAGCTTTTACAATTGCATATGCTCATATAAAATTTTCTGATGATCCAGCATGGAACAATGTATTTAATAATGCAGAAAATGAAGGTTTAACCATTGCATCCTATCCTCAATATGATTTTGGAAATTACGAAGTCAAAGCGCCTAGCGCTGGAACAGTTTATGTCCTAAGTCCTGCTGTAGGATATGTGGTATCGGATAAGACCAACCCTGAAAATGCCAGAATAACTTTTATTAATAGTAGAAAAGGGGCTAGCCAAGCAATTGAATTTCAAGATTTAGCTAAAAAAGTTGTTCATAGTGTCTATAAAAGAGATGCTCAAAAAATTAGTAAAAAGATAAACTTATAAAAAAACAACTTTTGGTATAAATATTATCTGCGAAAGAATTTTAATGCTAGAATAGTGAGTGATGTATTGAGAATAGAGGGTTTTAAAAATTGAAGATAAATAAATTACTTACTAAATTCACAGTAGCTACTCTAGCAAGTGGGCTACTTTTATCAGCTCCTTTAGCTAGTTCTGCTCCTACTTATGCAGCTAGTAAAAAAGTAAAAAAGACATCTAATAAAAAGAAGACTACGTTGCGACAATATGCAAAGAATACCATGGCAAAATATCATTTGCGTGGAAGTATGATTGTAGTTAAAGATGGGAAAGCTCAACAAGTAAGTTATGGCTATGGATATTATCGACGTCGAATTGGAGCAGGAAGTAGCAAATTAGTATATCCATTAGGATCTTTACAAAAATCAATAACAGCTACCATGATTACTCAACTAATTTATAAAGGAAAATTTAGTCAAAATACTAAAATTTCTCGTTGGTATCCCAATTTAAAGAATGCATCCCGGATTAGCGTAGGGAACTTAATGACTCATACTTCAGGAATCACAGTGATAGGAACTGAAGTGAATAATGGAATTAACTTCTCTGAAAATGGAGCTTTAAATTGGATTATTAATAAGATAAATTCTCAATCGGAGCAGCGTCCTGGTAAATTTAATTATAATAATGCTAATTATATTTTGTTGGCTGGCATTATTAGAAAGACCACGGGAAAGTCATATGCTTCTAATTTAAAGAGTAGAATAATTAAACCTCTTAATTTGAAGCAAACTTACATGTATAATCAAATACCTAAGGGTAAGACAGATGCTATTTCGTATACTTATCGTTATGGAAGAAATTATCAGGACCCACAATATGCACCACAGGGGCTTACAACTCAATTATTAGGAGCGGGTGATGTATTTTCAAGTCCTAAGGATTATTACAAGATTTTAGTTGGGATGCAAAATGGTAAGATCCTGACTAAAAAGCAATTTAAGTACATGACCCATTTAAAGGCTAAAGCAAAAGATACCACTTATTCTGGTGGACTTTATATGAGACGTGGAGGTAAACTTGAAATGGCGTATGGCAATTTTGGAGATACTCATTTTGCCAATTGGATTCAACTTACCTCTGATAATCAAAATGGAATAGTTATGTTCTTGAATCAAACTCAAGATAAGAATAAAAATAAAGATGCAGGTTATCGGATTCTAAAGAAAATTAAGTCTAATACTTTTGTAAATAGATAATTTTTACACCGAAGCACAAACTTTTTCAAGTATTGATGCTTCGGTATTTCTTTTGTAATTTTTTTGTAAAACTGGAATGCTAAAATGATTTTGTATCAAGTAAAGATAGAGGAATTTATAAGGTAATGAGTTCTAAACAAAATCATAAAATCATAAAAATTGCAATTGCTGCACTCGCTTTAGGAGTGGGTGCGCCTGTGGTTGCTAATCAAACAAGTAATCAAGTTTTCGCTGCAAGTGCACCTTATGATACAAATGAGATGCGTAGTTTTGTCAGAAACACTTTAGCTCAAAATAAGGTGCGAGGGACTGTAGTAGTAATTAAAGATGGACATGCTCAACAAATTAGTTATGGATATGGCTATTATGGACGCCGATTAGGCGCAGGTAATACTAAAGTAGTCTATCCTGTGTGTTCTCTTCAAAAGGTAATTACTGGGGCGATTATTACTCAACTTATTTCTGAGGGGAAATTTAATCAAGACACCAAGATTTCTCGTTGGTATCCAAATTTAAAGAATGCAGATAAAATTACGGTTGGTAATTTGCTTACTCATACTTCAGGGCTGTTAGCTACAGGAACTGAAGTGAATCAAGGGATTAATTATTCTGAAGGGGATGCGATTAATTGGGTAATTAACCGGGTAAATCAACTTCGAGAAGGAAATCCTGGTAACTTTTATTACAATAATACTAACTATATTTTACTAGCTGGTATTATTCGTCAAGTAACTAATCAATCTTATGAAGCTAATGTTAAAAGCCGAATTATTAATAAATTAGGATTGAAGAGAACTTTCTTTTATCCTGATATCCCAAAAAGTAAAACCGATGCAATTTCTTATACTTGGAGAAATAAGAATTACCAAAATGCTCAATATGTGAAGCGTTCTCTTGCTTCTCAACTCCCGGGTGCGGGTAACTTGTTCTCTACACCAATGGATTATTACCGTATTCAGGTTGCTTTAACTGATGGTAGAATCCTAACGAAGGACCAGTTTAATTATTTAACCCATCTTCAATCACGAGTAACTTCCTATTCCGGTGGGGTTTACCTGAAAAATAATGATAATTTGAAGATGGCCTATGGTAACTTATATGGGACTCATTTTGGAAATTGGTTCCAAATGACAACTGATAATCAAAATGGCTTGATTATGTTTTTAAATCAAACTCAAAATAATGAGGATCAGAATAAAGCTATTGGTTACCAAATTTTAAATCATATTAAAGCTAATACCTTTACAGAAAAATAAAAATGATAGACAAAAAAGGCGAGTGTAGAACTCGTCTTTTTGTATAGGTGAAATTTACTTAGCTTTAATATAGTTAATACCATCAGCCGCAGGTGCGACAGACTTTCCTAAGAAAGCTACAAGAACAATAATGGTAATTACATATGGAGCGATTTGCATGTAAACAGCTGGAATTTTAGAAATGACCGGTAATTGATTGCCGATAATACTTAAACTTTGAGCAAAGCCAAAGAATAATGAAGAAAGCATGGCACCAATTGGATTCCATTTACCAAAAATTACTGCAGCTAAAGCCATAAATCCTTGACCAACAATAGTTGAAACAGAAAAGTTGCCAGAGATGGCTTCAGCGAATACAGCGCCTCCAATTCCTCCTAAGAATCCGGAAATTAGTACGCCAGCATAGCGCATTTTATAAACATTTACACCCATGGTGTCTGCTGCCTGAGGATTTTCACCAGCTGAACGTAAGCGTAGCCCAAAGCGCGTTTTATAAAGGATAAAAGATAAAAGAATAGCTAAGACAATCGCAACGTATGCTGGGAGAGAGGTGTTTTTAAAAAATATGTTACCAACAATAGGAATATTAGCCAATCCAGGGAAAGAAAAGTAACCAAAGTTGGCAGTAATATTTTCAGTTTGACCTTTTTCATAGATAGCTTTCACTAAAAATACAGCTAAAGGAGGAGCCATTAAATTCAATACAGTTCCACTGATAATATGATCGGCATGAAAATTAATAGTAGCCACAGCATGTAAAAGTGAGAATACTAGGCCAACAATTCCCCCAACTAAAGCGCCCAGCCAAGGGGTTGCTTTTCCGAAAGTGGAAGCGAAAGTTAAATTAAATACGATTGCGCTAAAAGCTCCCATCGTCATGATACCTTCAAGCCCAATATTAACAATTCCTGAATTTTCGCTATAAACTCCACCCAAAGATGTAAAAATTAAAGGAGCTGAATAGACGAGAGTTGATGAAATAATTAAAGCTAAAATTGTAGTTAAATCCATTAATTTTCTACCTCACTTCTAGGAATCTTAATGTCAGGACCATCGACAGCATTGTTAGGACCGATTTCTTCACCTTTTTTAAGAGGATGACTTTCAGAACTTTTCTTTACTTTAAATAAAAGTCCCACAACATAATTAATTGCGACAAAGAAGATAATAGCGGCAATTACAATTGAAACGATTTCGT is a window of Lactobacillus intestinalis DNA encoding:
- a CDS encoding SLAP domain-containing protein codes for the protein MDKNHKTDPQFKDTIIVMTENGAPAYLYNAQGQQQNKTEKNGTKLTVFEVKKINGRTFYRVGDQSSWILKSDTNYGHIDERIAPKNKQIIQPTSANKSQFMKMSVGMKILIACFAVVGIIILTGIGYEVIKMVNAPTNSTVQTSNSSLKERAAKLTIKQLLALSLIYANRNDDSKLDSNWQSVYDDVSNNNYNIGRFPRYTFGNATVTAKGKNYIYVFEKGIGIGYQDKKGQRLVSFFDKDMSDPVRVYDYQMLEDVNNMSKVKKLANKITFTDESEN
- a CDS encoding zinc-ribbon domain-containing protein, with product MKYCPKCGTKVGQNDKYCNHCGANLKNSSIRKLASNNHETNKNRKTRRNCLIIAAGTILLAAGGVVFFTLQTQSSNQASSSALISNKNRAKTTENVRYAHHRNISSKEAAAFTIAYAHIKFSDDPAWNNVFNNAENEGLTIASYPQYDFGNYEVKAPSAGTVYVLSPAVGYVVSDKTNPENARITFINSRKGASQAIEFQDLAKKVVHSVYKRDAQKISKKINL
- a CDS encoding serine hydrolase domain-containing protein, with product MNKLLTKFTVATLASGLLLSAPLASSAPTYAASKKVKKTSNKKKTTLRQYAKNTMAKYHLRGSMIVVKDGKAQQVSYGYGYYRRRIGAGSSKLVYPLGSLQKSITATMITQLIYKGKFSQNTKISRWYPNLKNASRISVGNLMTHTSGITVIGTEVNNGINFSENGALNWIINKINSQSEQRPGKFNYNNANYILLAGIIRKTTGKSYASNLKSRIIKPLNLKQTYMYNQIPKGKTDAISYTYRYGRNYQDPQYAPQGLTTQLLGAGDVFSSPKDYYKILVGMQNGKILTKKQFKYMTHLKAKAKDTTYSGGLYMRRGGKLEMAYGNFGDTHFANWIQLTSDNQNGIVMFLNQTQDKNKNKDAGYRILKKIKSNTFVNR
- a CDS encoding serine hydrolase domain-containing protein: MSSKQNHKIIKIAIAALALGVGAPVVANQTSNQVFAASAPYDTNEMRSFVRNTLAQNKVRGTVVVIKDGHAQQISYGYGYYGRRLGAGNTKVVYPVCSLQKVITGAIITQLISEGKFNQDTKISRWYPNLKNADKITVGNLLTHTSGLLATGTEVNQGINYSEGDAINWVINRVNQLREGNPGNFYYNNTNYILLAGIIRQVTNQSYEANVKSRIINKLGLKRTFFYPDIPKSKTDAISYTWRNKNYQNAQYVKRSLASQLPGAGNLFSTPMDYYRIQVALTDGRILTKDQFNYLTHLQSRVTSYSGGVYLKNNDNLKMAYGNLYGTHFGNWFQMTTDNQNGLIMFLNQTQNNEDQNKAIGYQILNHIKANTFTEK
- a CDS encoding ABC transporter permease, which translates into the protein MDLTTILALIISSTLVYSAPLIFTSLGGVYSENSGIVNIGLEGIMTMGAFSAIVFNLTFASTFGKATPWLGALVGGIVGLVFSLLHAVATINFHADHIISGTVLNLMAPPLAVFLVKAIYEKGQTENITANFGYFSFPGLANIPIVGNIFFKNTSLPAYVAIVLAILLSFILYKTRFGLRLRSAGENPQAADTMGVNVYKMRYAGVLISGFLGGIGGAVFAEAISGNFSVSTIVGQGFMALAAVIFGKWNPIGAMLSSLFFGFAQSLSIIGNQLPVISKIPAVYMQIAPYVITIIVLVAFLGKSVAPAADGINYIKAK